The DNA region ACTTTACTTTTGACTCTTTTTTACCGCTATTATTTGCCGGTGATTGAAGCGGGATATCTTTTTATTGCCCAGCCGCCGCTTTATCAGATTCAAAAAGGCAAAACCGCGCGTTATGTTTATAATGAAAAAGAAAAAGAACAAGCGTTGAAAGAATTAGGCGGTCCAGAAGGTTTAAATATCCAAAGATATAAAGGTCTGGGTGAAATGAATCCCGAACAGCTCTGGGAAACGACGATGGATCCGAAAGTCAGAATTCTTAAACAAATCAACATCAAAGATGCCGAAGAGGCTGAACACACTTTTGATGTTTTAATGGGCACGGAAGTGCCGCCCCGAAAACTTTTTATTCAGACTCACGCAAAAGAGGTGAAGAATCTGGATGTTTGACAAAAAATATAAAATAAATATAATGTGATTAGTTTAAGTAAAAGGTCGATTGTTCATGAAAGTTGTTAAGATAGAAATTCTAATATGGCTGAAAAGTTTAAAGACCAGGAATTTCTTGAATATGTCACTAAGGCATTAGTCAGCCGTCCTGATGATGTGCAAGTTAGCCGCAAGGTTGACGAAAGGGGAGTTCTTTTAACTCTTAAAGTTCATCAGGAAGACATGGGAAGAATTCTTGGGAGAAGCGGCAATACCGCCAATGCCATCCGATCGCTCGTTAAAATCGTGGGCCGTTCCAACAACGCGTTGGTTAATCTCAAGATTGAAGAGCCGGAAGGCAGTGAATGGAAAGGAAAACGA from Candidatus Niyogibacteria bacterium includes:
- a CDS encoding KH domain-containing protein, encoding MAEKFKDQEFLEYVTKALVSRPDDVQVSRKVDERGVLLTLKVHQEDMGRILGRSGNTANAIRSLVKIVGRSNNALVNLKIEEPEGSEWKGKRSERADSASKSVDEVVDDLKL